One genomic window of Candidatus Methylomirabilota bacterium includes the following:
- a CDS encoding ABC transporter substrate-binding protein, producing the protein MTTMTRRELLKASGTAGLVLGAPAILSAQSKEPIPIGTLCPLTGAGGSYGPDMQRAVVAVVERINKAGGINGRPVQLFHEDDQTNAEAGVRAARKLIDVNRVVAIVSTWASAVTLAVKPLCVEAKVFVIGVSGADSVTQGDHKGYIARTQPNTQLQGRMYAKFVVTKKEWKRVAYMALQTPYAQSFGDAFAGVLKAAGLTITDSLIYEDKKPSYRSEVTRVLATNPDLIMLEGYTPDSVVMAKDIYKAAYKGAILGPSFAINAKFIEGVGAEVAEGIWNMDRAPLFDSPAYKEFSAAVPRGDGSPYPPQAWDQMTLVALALAAAKGEVSGTVIKDHLRTVSNPPGTVVYSFAEGAKLLSEGKKINYEGASGSCDFDQIGDILSAPFSVQQVQKGKSERVMIINP; encoded by the coding sequence ATGACGACGATGACACGGCGTGAACTCTTGAAAGCTTCAGGAACGGCCGGACTGGTGCTGGGCGCGCCAGCCATCCTCTCGGCGCAATCGAAGGAGCCCATCCCCATCGGGACCTTGTGTCCCCTCACGGGCGCCGGCGGCTCGTACGGTCCCGATATGCAGCGGGCGGTGGTGGCGGTCGTCGAGCGGATCAACAAGGCCGGGGGGATCAACGGCCGGCCCGTCCAGCTCTTCCACGAGGACGACCAGACGAACGCCGAGGCCGGGGTGCGCGCCGCGCGCAAGCTGATCGACGTCAACAGGGTGGTGGCCATCGTCTCCACGTGGGCCTCCGCGGTGACCCTGGCCGTCAAGCCGCTCTGTGTCGAGGCGAAGGTCTTCGTCATCGGCGTGTCGGGCGCGGACAGCGTGACCCAGGGAGATCACAAGGGCTACATCGCGCGCACCCAGCCGAACACGCAGCTCCAGGGGCGCATGTACGCGAAGTTCGTCGTGACCAAGAAGGAGTGGAAGCGGGTCGCCTATATGGCGCTCCAAACCCCGTACGCCCAGTCCTTCGGCGACGCCTTCGCGGGCGTGCTGAAGGCGGCCGGCCTGACGATCACCGACAGCCTGATCTACGAGGACAAGAAGCCCTCGTATCGCAGCGAGGTCACGCGGGTGCTCGCCACCAACCCCGACCTGATCATGCTCGAGGGCTACACCCCCGACTCCGTCGTCATGGCGAAGGACATCTACAAGGCCGCCTACAAGGGCGCCATCCTCGGGCCAAGCTTCGCCATCAACGCGAAGTTCATCGAGGGCGTGGGCGCCGAAGTGGCGGAGGGAATCTGGAACATGGACCGGGCGCCGCTGTTCGACTCGCCGGCCTACAAGGAATTCTCCGCCGCGGTGCCGCGGGGGGACGGCAGCCCGTACCCGCCGCAGGCGTGGGATCAGATGACGCTCGTCGCGCTGGCCCTCGCGGCCGCCAAGGGCGAGGTGTCGGGAACGGTGATCAAGGACCATCTGCGGACGGTTTCGAACCCGCCGGGCACCGTCGTGTATTCCTTCGCCGAGGGCGCGAAGCTCCTGAGCGAGGGAAAGAAGATCAACTACGAGGGCGCGTCGGGTTCGTGCGACTTCGATCAGATCGGTGACATCCTCTCGGCCCCCTTCAGCGTCCAGCAAGTGCAAAAGGGCAAGTCCGAGCGTGTGATGATCATCAATCCCTGA